The genomic segment GAAAATTCGGCGGGACACCGCCTAGGTAACGGCGCAGGAGCGACAGAGCCTGCACCCGGATGTTCACTGAGCGGCCGTTCCGCTCGCCAAATGGAGACAAGAGATGCCAGCTGTGCAGGAAACCATCGATCGGGTGAAAGCAATCGATGTCGACCAGTATAAATACGGCTTCGTCACCGATATTGAGTCGGAAAAAGGCGCTAAGGGTCTTTCGGAAGAGACTGTCCGTTTCCTGTCCGCCAAAAAGGACGAGCCGGAATGGATGACCGAATGGCGGCTTGATGCGCTCCGCCGGTTCAAGCAGATGGATGAGCCGAATTGGGCGCGCGTAGCGTACCCCAAGATTGATTTCGACGACCTTTACTATTGGGCCGCACCGAAATCCGTCGAGGGACCGAAAAGCCTCGATGAAGTCGATCCGGAGCTGCTGGCGACCTACGAGAAACTCGGTATCCCTCTTGCCGAGCAGGAAATTCTTGCAGGAGTGGAACCCAAGAACCGGGTCGCGGTCGATGCCGTTTTCGATTCTGTCTCTGTCGTCACGACCTTCAAGGAAGAGCTGAAAAAGGCGGGCGTCATTTTCTGCTCAATCTCCGAGGCAGTGCGCGAGTATCCGGAACTGGTCCAGAAATACCTTGGCTCCGTGGTTCCGGTGACAGACAACTATTATGCGACGCTGAACTCTGCTGTCTTTTCGGATGGTTCGTTCGTTTATATCCCGGAAGGCGTCCGCTGCCCGATGGAGCTGTCGACCTATTTCCGCATCAACGAACAAAACACCGGTCAGTTCGAACGCACCCTGATCATCGCGGAAAAGGGCTCCTATGTGTCCTATCTGGAGGGCTGTACAGCGCCGCAGCGCGATGAAAACCAGCTGCATGCCGCTGTGGTCGAACTGGTCGCTCTTGATGATGCGGAAATCAAATATTCGACGGTTCAGAACTGGTTCCCGGGCGACAAGGACGGCAAGGGCGGCATCTATAACTTCGTCACCAAGCGCGGGGACTGCCGCGGCAAGAACTCCAAGATCTCCTGGACGCAGGTCGAGACCGGGTCCGCGATCACCTGGAAGTACCCGTCCTGTATCCTTCGTGGTGAAAATTCGCGCGGCGAGTTTTATTCCATCGCTGTCTCCAACGGTTATCAGCAGGTCGACAGCGGTACGAAGATGATCCACCTCGGCAAGAACTCGTCCAGCCGGATCATTTCAAAGGGGATTTCCGCCGGAAAGTCCCAGAACACTTATCGCGGCCTCGTCTCGGCGCACCGCAAGGCGTCGAACGCACGGAATTTCACGCAGTGTGACTCGCTCCTGATCGGTCAGGACTGCGGCGCACATACAGTGCCTTACATCGAGAGCAAGAACGCATCGGCACAGTTTGAGCACGAGGCCACCACCTCGAAGATCTCGGACGACCAGATGTTCTATTGCCTGCAGCGCGGCTTGTCGGAAGAAGAAGCGGTTGCCTTGATCGTCAATGGCTTCGTGAAGGACGTCATTCAGCAGCTGCCAATGGAATTCGCCGTTGAGGCCCAGAAGCTGATCTCCATCAGCCTGGAAGGATCCGTGGGCTGATCTGCGCACAGACTTGAACGAAATTTTTGGCCATGGGCCGAGCACAAAACAAGGAATTATCTCATGCTTGAGATCAAGAACCTTCATGCCCGCATTGCGGAAGACGAAACAGAAATCCTGCGCGGCGTCGATCTGACGGTCAATCCGGGCGAAGTCCATGCCATCATGGGCCCGAACGGATCGGGCAAATCGACCCTTTCCTACGTTCTGGCCGGCAAGGACGACTATGAAATCACCGAGGGCGAAGTACTCTTCAACGGTGAGAACATGTTGGAAATGGATCCCGACGAGCGCGCTGCAGCGGGTATGTTCCTGGCGTTCCAGTACCCGATCGAAATCCCTGGTGTCGCTACCATGGAATTCCTGAAAACAGCCATGAATGCGCAGCGCAAGGCGCGGGGCGAGGATGCTCTTTCCATTCCCGATTTCATGAAGCGCGTGAAAGCCGCCGCAGCGCATCTGAACGTTTCCATGGACATGTT from the Roseibium sp. HPY-6 genome contains:
- the sufB gene encoding Fe-S cluster assembly protein SufB, yielding MPAVQETIDRVKAIDVDQYKYGFVTDIESEKGAKGLSEETVRFLSAKKDEPEWMTEWRLDALRRFKQMDEPNWARVAYPKIDFDDLYYWAAPKSVEGPKSLDEVDPELLATYEKLGIPLAEQEILAGVEPKNRVAVDAVFDSVSVVTTFKEELKKAGVIFCSISEAVREYPELVQKYLGSVVPVTDNYYATLNSAVFSDGSFVYIPEGVRCPMELSTYFRINEQNTGQFERTLIIAEKGSYVSYLEGCTAPQRDENQLHAAVVELVALDDAEIKYSTVQNWFPGDKDGKGGIYNFVTKRGDCRGKNSKISWTQVETGSAITWKYPSCILRGENSRGEFYSIAVSNGYQQVDSGTKMIHLGKNSSSRIISKGISAGKSQNTYRGLVSAHRKASNARNFTQCDSLLIGQDCGAHTVPYIESKNASAQFEHEATTSKISDDQMFYCLQRGLSEEEAVALIVNGFVKDVIQQLPMEFAVEAQKLISISLEGSVG
- the sufC gene encoding Fe-S cluster assembly ATPase SufC; translated protein: MLEIKNLHARIAEDETEILRGVDLTVNPGEVHAIMGPNGSGKSTLSYVLAGKDDYEITEGEVLFNGENMLEMDPDERAAAGMFLAFQYPIEIPGVATMEFLKTAMNAQRKARGEDALSIPDFMKRVKAAAAHLNVSMDMLKRPLNVGFSGGEKKRAEILQMSLLEPKLCVLDETDSGLDIDALRVVSDGVNKLRAPDRAMVVITHYQRLLDHIVPDVVHVLSKGKIVKSGTKDLALELEKNGYADYVETAA